From Gimesia panareensis, the proteins below share one genomic window:
- a CDS encoding PSD1 and planctomycete cytochrome C domain-containing protein: protein MWFVIQRIQIHTLLLLICLAGITAQTDAAEPDFKKQVVPIFQQHCIRCHNDSTKDGGLSLETKQAALQGGENGKILTPGVAAESMLLDYVVGPEPEMPKKGEPLTKAEIDTLRNWIKAGAVWPPDYRIREAQLTDTDWWSFQPLSQPPLPKLTDKEQKQVRTPVDAFLLARLREKGLTFSPQADRRTLIRRVYYDLTGLPPTSAEIEAFVKDPDPRAYEKLVDRLLASPRYGERWARHWLDVVHYADTHGYDKDKLRENAWPYRDYVIRALNKDIPYSKFILDQLAGDVVDPHSPHTVPATGFIVAGPFDWVGQIEINENLIEKKITRNLDRDDMVATVMNSTVSLTVQCARCHNHKFDPISQADYYGLQAVFAGIDRAERTYDPDPATARKRQTLLAAQARVQKLHQDLDHQIRKRGGEKLTQLEAELKQARNAKEGQGVEYGYHSQIEKSDQTAKWVQLNFKQPVTANKIRLMPAFDNYNNIGAGFGFPRRFKLEISDTSDFKSATTIADHTQADYPNPGTRPVEVALEGQSFQYLRMTATKLAPRSNDFIFALGEIQVLAPEDRNQAGQAQVTSLDSIEAPPRWARKNLIDGNFYQSPDSNQDLARLQQKRDDLLASLSSEEEKQSLRDWSARIKRVQSELGKLPAQKKVFAAATEFPRRGNFRPTEGEPRPVFLLSRGSEKAPVREVDPAAPGLIDGLDGNLHLQDPGDEGARRLALARWIVNPRNPLTWRSIVNRVWLYHFGKGIVDTPNDFGKMGTKPTHPQLLDYLASRFRDEGQSLKQLHRWIVLSTAYQQSSRSNAKGAQVDGDNRFLWRMNRRKLEAEAIRDAVLQISGKLDFNMYGPGDRLFVLEKPQHSPHYLYQKYDPAKAETHRRSIYRFIVRSVPDPFMESLDCADPSQITPKRIETLTALQALALLNDQFMVSMSEFFAQQVSSKTSDLKTQVTRAFETALGRPPGKDEVKLLVEVGQQHGLANVCRLILNSNEFIFID, encoded by the coding sequence ATGTGGTTTGTCATTCAACGGATTCAGATACACACACTTCTGCTTCTTATTTGCCTCGCAGGGATCACGGCTCAGACAGACGCCGCCGAACCCGATTTTAAAAAACAGGTCGTCCCCATCTTTCAGCAGCACTGCATCCGCTGTCATAACGACAGCACCAAAGATGGAGGCCTGTCGCTGGAAACAAAACAGGCGGCACTGCAGGGAGGCGAAAACGGTAAGATTCTCACCCCCGGCGTCGCCGCCGAAAGCATGCTGCTCGATTATGTCGTCGGTCCCGAACCGGAGATGCCGAAAAAGGGAGAGCCGCTGACCAAAGCCGAAATCGATACGCTCCGCAACTGGATCAAAGCCGGTGCCGTCTGGCCTCCCGACTATCGCATTCGGGAAGCACAGCTCACCGATACTGACTGGTGGTCCTTTCAACCCTTATCACAACCGCCGCTCCCGAAACTGACCGACAAAGAACAGAAACAGGTTCGCACGCCTGTCGACGCCTTCCTGCTGGCCCGTCTGCGTGAAAAAGGACTCACGTTTTCACCGCAAGCCGACCGTCGCACCTTGATTCGTCGTGTCTATTATGATTTGACTGGCTTGCCTCCCACGTCCGCGGAAATTGAGGCCTTCGTCAAAGATCCGGATCCCCGGGCTTATGAAAAGCTGGTCGATCGGCTGCTCGCTTCCCCCCGCTACGGGGAACGCTGGGCGCGGCACTGGCTCGACGTGGTCCACTACGCTGACACGCACGGCTACGACAAAGACAAACTCCGCGAAAATGCCTGGCCTTACCGTGATTATGTCATCCGGGCTTTGAACAAAGATATTCCTTATTCAAAGTTCATCCTGGATCAACTGGCCGGCGATGTTGTCGATCCGCATTCCCCCCACACTGTTCCCGCCACCGGGTTCATTGTCGCAGGACCCTTTGACTGGGTCGGTCAGATTGAAATCAACGAAAATCTGATCGAGAAAAAAATCACCCGCAACCTCGACCGCGACGATATGGTCGCCACCGTCATGAACAGCACGGTCAGTCTCACGGTGCAGTGTGCCCGCTGTCACAATCACAAATTCGATCCGATCTCCCAGGCAGACTATTACGGCCTGCAGGCAGTCTTTGCCGGCATCGACCGGGCCGAACGGACCTATGATCCCGATCCCGCAACCGCCCGGAAACGTCAGACACTGCTGGCCGCACAGGCCCGCGTTCAGAAACTCCACCAGGATCTCGATCACCAGATCAGAAAACGGGGCGGGGAGAAACTGACGCAACTCGAAGCAGAGCTCAAACAGGCCCGGAATGCCAAAGAGGGGCAGGGCGTCGAGTATGGCTATCACAGCCAGATTGAAAAGTCAGACCAGACTGCCAAATGGGTCCAGCTCAACTTCAAGCAGCCGGTGACCGCGAATAAAATCAGACTGATGCCCGCCTTTGACAATTACAACAACATCGGTGCCGGCTTTGGCTTCCCCCGGCGGTTCAAGCTCGAAATCTCCGATACCAGTGATTTCAAGTCGGCAACGACCATCGCCGACCACACGCAAGCGGACTATCCGAACCCCGGCACACGTCCCGTCGAGGTCGCTCTCGAAGGTCAGAGTTTTCAATACCTGAGAATGACCGCCACAAAACTCGCCCCCCGCTCGAATGATTTCATTTTCGCACTCGGGGAAATTCAGGTCCTCGCACCGGAAGACCGGAACCAGGCCGGACAGGCGCAGGTGACTTCTCTGGATTCCATCGAAGCCCCTCCCCGCTGGGCTCGCAAAAATCTGATCGACGGTAATTTTTATCAAAGCCCCGATTCCAATCAGGATCTCGCCCGACTCCAGCAGAAACGGGATGACCTGCTGGCCAGTCTCTCATCCGAGGAAGAGAAACAGTCACTCCGCGACTGGTCCGCCAGAATCAAACGAGTTCAGTCTGAGCTCGGTAAACTCCCCGCGCAGAAAAAAGTCTTCGCGGCGGCAACCGAGTTCCCCCGCCGAGGGAATTTCCGACCGACGGAGGGTGAGCCCCGCCCCGTCTTTCTACTCAGTCGGGGGAGCGAAAAAGCACCGGTGCGTGAAGTCGATCCGGCAGCCCCCGGCCTGATTGACGGCCTCGATGGGAATCTGCATCTGCAAGACCCGGGAGATGAAGGCGCCCGCCGCCTGGCACTGGCCCGCTGGATCGTCAACCCTCGCAATCCGCTCACCTGGCGTTCGATAGTGAATCGCGTCTGGCTCTACCACTTCGGCAAGGGGATTGTCGATACTCCCAATGACTTCGGCAAAATGGGTACGAAACCCACGCATCCACAGCTGCTCGATTACCTGGCCAGCCGCTTCCGCGATGAAGGCCAGTCGCTCAAACAACTTCACCGCTGGATTGTGCTCAGCACCGCCTATCAGCAGTCGTCACGCAGTAATGCGAAAGGGGCTCAGGTGGATGGCGATAACCGTTTCCTCTGGCGGATGAACCGGCGGAAACTGGAAGCCGAGGCGATCCGAGACGCCGTCCTGCAGATCAGCGGTAAACTCGATTTCAACATGTATGGCCCCGGAGATCGCCTGTTCGTCCTGGAGAAACCGCAGCATTCACCCCATTACCTCTACCAGAAATATGATCCCGCGAAAGCGGAAACGCATCGCCGTTCGATTTACCGGTTTATTGTTCGTTCGGTGCCCGATCCGTTTATGGAATCTCTCGACTGTGCCGATCCGTCGCAGATCACTCCCAAACGGATTGAAACCCTGACTGCCCTGCAGGCACTCGCGCTGCTCAACGATCAGTTCATGGTCAGCATGTCGGAATTCTTCGCACAGCAGGTCAGCAGCAAAACCTCGGATCTCAAAACCCAGGTAACCCGCGCCTTTGAAACCGCGCTGGGCCGACCACCCGGGAAGGACGAGGTCAAACTGCTTGTCGAAGTAGGCCAGCAGCACGGATTAGCGAATGTCTGTCGCCTGATTCTGAACAGCAACGAATTTATCTTTATCGATTAA
- a CDS encoding DUF1501 domain-containing protein: protein MDRREFLMSAGGGLGGIALASLLNQDQLLAEAPASTHVLHHPPRAKRVIQLYMSGAASQCDTFDYKPELIKDNGNAWDPGEKVQLFQSSPGKTMQAPWKWQQYGESGKWLNECVAPLGACVDDMAFIHNMVSKSNVHGPATFMQATGFILPGFPGMGAWISYGLGSMTDNLPTFVVLPDPRGFAPNGAANWSAGFLPASNQGTMIRPNSKTPIANLFPPQNDFITRNSDRDVLAALKQLNRKHEQQRAGDTRLNARIQSYELAAKMQLQAPEVLDLSGETKSTLNMYGLDSVDFEVQEGISEAAEIAYFGRNCLVARRLLEQGVRFVQIWSGADNGFPRRNWDSHEDIKRDHWPLGRGMSIGAAALIQDLKQRGMLDDTIILWTTEFGRMPCSQGSKGRDHNPFVFTNWLAGGGIKGGTTYGESDQWSFKPADPANPTMCYDVHATILHLLGIDHEKLTFRHNGIDRRLTDVYGHVIDEIIA from the coding sequence ATGGATCGTCGTGAATTTCTGATGTCAGCTGGCGGGGGACTGGGGGGGATTGCCCTGGCGTCTCTGCTCAATCAGGATCAACTGCTGGCTGAAGCTCCCGCCAGCACCCATGTACTGCATCACCCCCCGCGCGCCAAACGGGTGATTCAGCTCTACATGTCCGGCGCTGCGAGCCAGTGCGATACGTTCGACTACAAACCCGAGCTGATTAAGGACAACGGCAACGCCTGGGATCCGGGCGAAAAGGTGCAGCTGTTTCAGTCTTCGCCGGGCAAGACGATGCAGGCGCCCTGGAAGTGGCAGCAGTACGGCGAATCGGGCAAGTGGCTCAATGAATGTGTGGCGCCCCTGGGAGCCTGTGTGGACGACATGGCCTTCATCCATAACATGGTCAGCAAGTCGAACGTCCACGGACCGGCGACCTTCATGCAGGCTACCGGTTTTATTCTGCCCGGCTTTCCCGGCATGGGCGCCTGGATCAGCTATGGACTGGGCAGCATGACCGATAACCTGCCCACCTTTGTCGTGCTCCCCGATCCCCGAGGCTTCGCCCCCAATGGCGCTGCGAACTGGTCCGCCGGCTTTCTGCCCGCCAGCAACCAGGGGACCATGATTCGCCCGAATTCAAAAACGCCGATCGCCAATCTGTTCCCGCCCCAAAATGATTTCATCACGCGCAACAGCGATCGCGATGTGCTCGCTGCCTTGAAACAGTTGAACCGGAAACACGAACAACAGCGGGCCGGCGATACCCGCCTGAATGCCCGCATTCAGTCTTACGAACTGGCGGCCAAAATGCAGCTGCAGGCACCGGAAGTGCTGGACCTGTCGGGCGAAACAAAGAGCACGCTTAACATGTACGGCCTCGACTCGGTCGACTTTGAAGTCCAGGAAGGAATCAGCGAAGCAGCCGAAATCGCCTACTTCGGGCGCAACTGTCTGGTCGCCCGGCGTCTGCTGGAGCAGGGCGTGCGGTTCGTGCAGATCTGGTCGGGAGCGGACAACGGTTTCCCCCGGCGGAACTGGGATTCGCATGAAGACATCAAACGCGATCACTGGCCTTTAGGGCGGGGCATGTCGATCGGCGCGGCGGCCCTGATTCAGGATCTGAAACAGCGGGGCATGCTGGATGATACGATTATTCTCTGGACTACCGAGTTCGGCAGAATGCCCTGCAGCCAGGGGAGCAAAGGCCGCGACCACAATCCCTTCGTCTTTACCAACTGGCTCGCGGGAGGCGGTATCAAAGGGGGCACGACATACGGGGAATCAGATCAGTGGTCCTTCAAACCCGCCGACCCCGCCAACCCCACGATGTGCTACGACGTGCATGCCACGATCCTGCATCTGCTGGGCATCGATCATGAAAAGCTGACCTTCCGGCATAACGGCATCGACCGCCGGCTGACCGATGTTTACGGCCACGTGATCGATGAGATCATCGCCTGA
- a CDS encoding DUF1559 family PulG-like putative transporter: MKKSRARNLKRSGFTLIELLVVISIIALLAALLIPAVFAARESARSSQCKSNLRQFGLSMHAFASTDPSGRYCTGAYDFRRDGCPDTWGWVADMVNSGAGLPQKMLCPSSTLLGAEKLNDMIGAINTSNKDNAPPARLLDGICANWTSGTAGTPARLSQVAKLLEDGYGTNYAASWFLVRSGAKQVGGVTSSGLKGFGGSLGPLTIRRLDSSRVASSAVAFLGCGAPGDVGEAVLSDSIPGFIDAGERLAESFNDGPGQWDTTAGAITLMPAGTNVVSAIPSVLPDPNRTGTPGPDGILWLQDSRDWYAWHGRGRNKICNILMADGSVKAFVDLNGDGFLNPGFPASGTGSGYTDATVELRPSECFSGPWLDAQLTKGNFE, from the coding sequence ATGAAAAAATCACGTGCTCGTAATCTGAAACGTTCAGGTTTTACCCTGATCGAACTTCTGGTGGTGATCTCGATCATCGCCCTGCTGGCTGCCCTGCTGATTCCGGCAGTCTTTGCTGCCCGCGAATCTGCACGCTCTTCACAGTGTAAGAGCAACCTACGTCAATTTGGTCTTTCGATGCATGCCTTCGCATCTACCGATCCCAGTGGTCGCTACTGCACCGGTGCTTACGACTTCCGTCGTGACGGATGTCCTGACACCTGGGGCTGGGTTGCTGACATGGTCAACAGTGGTGCTGGTCTTCCTCAGAAGATGCTGTGCCCCTCATCCACTCTGCTGGGTGCTGAAAAGCTGAATGACATGATTGGTGCCATTAACACCAGTAACAAAGACAACGCTCCTCCGGCACGTCTGCTGGATGGTATCTGTGCTAACTGGACCTCCGGTACCGCTGGTACACCAGCCCGCCTGTCTCAGGTCGCCAAACTGCTGGAAGACGGTTATGGTACTAACTACGCCGCCAGCTGGTTCCTGGTTCGTTCCGGTGCCAAACAGGTTGGCGGTGTGACTTCTTCCGGCCTGAAAGGTTTCGGCGGAAGTCTGGGACCATTGACCATCCGTCGCCTGGACTCATCTCGCGTTGCATCTTCTGCAGTTGCCTTCCTGGGTTGTGGAGCTCCTGGTGACGTTGGTGAAGCTGTACTGTCTGACTCGATCCCCGGCTTCATCGATGCTGGTGAACGTCTGGCTGAGTCCTTCAACGATGGTCCTGGTCAGTGGGATACAACCGCTGGCGCCATCACCCTGATGCCAGCCGGTACCAATGTTGTCAGCGCCATTCCTTCGGTTCTGCCCGACCCCAACCGGACTGGAACTCCAGGTCCAGATGGTATTCTGTGGCTGCAGGACTCTCGTGACTGGTACGCATGGCATGGCCGTGGTCGTAACAAGATCTGCAACATCCTGATGGCTGATGGTAGCGTCAAAGCATTCGTCGACCTGAATGGTGACGGCTTCCTGAACCCCGGTTTCCCTGCTTCAGGTACCGGTTCAGGATACACCGATGCTACTGTTGAACTGCGTCCTTCTGAGTGCTTCTCTGGTCCCTGGCTGGACGCTCAGCTGACCAAAGGTAACTTCGAATAA
- a CDS encoding PSD1 and planctomycete cytochrome C domain-containing protein, with the protein MRTCSLCLLSTLALMVCLSNALHAGTDAATATELDFASDIRPLLSDACFACHGPDDEHREAELRLDLKEGLFGKSSEQALIVPGKPEQSLIYQRLTTDDESLRMPPVDSGKKLSKADIEKIRQWIAAGAPWASHWAFQTPVKPAVPQVRQQSLVQNPIDAFVLEKLEQQQLTFSEPADRTTRLRRLSLDLIGLPPTIEEVDQFVNDPSPEAWQKQVARLLASPHYGERWGRLWLDAARYADSNGYEKDAPRKVWLYRDWVIDAFNENKPYDQFIVEQIAGDLLPHATQDQQVATGFMRNSMLNEEGGIDPEEFRMAAMFDRMDTIGKSVLGLTLQCGQCHTHKYDPLTQENYYQIFACINNSYEASIRGYTDEEQQQLTALFQKIRRIEEALKADRPDWAAEMAAWEQRVKQHQPEWKVMQLTNIDSNSQRYFEQPDHSQLAQGYAPSRFTSNFEATVDASKIKAIRLELLNHPNLPAGGPGRSVEGLCALTDIRLSIENAQDPKQKSNIKFVNASADFANERQQLGTKYSDKQDKRGFIGPVDYAIDGDNTTAWGIEEGPGRMNLPHEAVFNAEKPFGYPQGTKLKISLVQMHGGWNSDDNQTMNLGRFRISYTTADNAAADPVPDQIRELLKIPATRRTAAEQGEIFSYWRTLVPQWKPQNDQIAALWQQHPQGTTQLVYKERPAPRETHLLERGDFLKQKQQVEPGVPDFLNTLPQGTEVNRLTFARWLVDRQSPTTARAIVNRVWQAYFGQGIVATSEDLGSQGAAPTHRKLLDWLAVWFMDEGWDLKKLHTLIVTSRTYQQSSRVSPELYAQDPYNRLYARGPRYRVDAELVRDIALQASGLLNPEIGGPSVYPPAPAFLFEKPASYGPKTWKIEQDDDRYRRAIYTFRFRSVPYPMLQAFDAPNGDIATVKRNRSNTPLQALTTLNETLFMECATGLAETTLASGGTTDAQRIDTAFRRCVSRHPSPDEKQLLTKFLQNQRRYFADHPEEVKQLTTTKQTDQAATPELAAWVALSRILLNMDETITKE; encoded by the coding sequence ATGCGAACGTGCTCGCTTTGCTTGTTGTCAACTCTGGCTCTGATGGTCTGTCTGTCGAATGCGCTCCATGCAGGGACTGATGCTGCGACTGCCACAGAACTTGATTTCGCTTCCGATATTCGTCCCTTACTTTCCGATGCCTGCTTCGCCTGTCACGGTCCGGATGACGAACATCGTGAGGCCGAACTGCGCCTGGATCTGAAAGAAGGTCTGTTCGGGAAGTCGAGCGAACAGGCGCTGATCGTGCCGGGAAAACCGGAGCAGAGTCTGATCTATCAGCGCCTGACGACCGACGATGAAAGCCTGCGAATGCCCCCCGTCGATTCCGGCAAGAAACTGTCGAAAGCCGACATTGAAAAAATCCGTCAGTGGATCGCAGCCGGTGCCCCCTGGGCTTCGCACTGGGCCTTTCAGACACCTGTGAAACCAGCGGTTCCCCAGGTCAGACAACAGTCGCTGGTGCAAAATCCGATCGATGCGTTCGTCCTCGAAAAACTGGAACAGCAACAGCTGACTTTTTCGGAACCCGCGGACCGCACAACACGCCTGCGTCGTTTGAGTCTCGACCTGATCGGTCTGCCTCCTACGATTGAAGAGGTCGATCAGTTTGTGAACGATCCGAGTCCTGAAGCCTGGCAGAAACAGGTGGCGCGTCTGCTCGCTTCACCCCATTACGGCGAGCGCTGGGGACGGCTCTGGCTTGATGCCGCCCGCTATGCCGACTCGAACGGCTACGAAAAAGACGCCCCCCGCAAAGTCTGGCTCTATCGCGACTGGGTGATCGATGCCTTCAATGAAAACAAACCCTACGATCAGTTCATTGTGGAACAGATCGCCGGTGATCTGCTGCCCCACGCGACACAGGATCAACAGGTTGCGACCGGTTTCATGCGGAACTCCATGCTCAACGAAGAGGGGGGGATTGACCCTGAAGAGTTTCGGATGGCAGCCATGTTCGACCGCATGGATACCATTGGCAAAAGTGTGCTGGGGCTGACGCTGCAGTGCGGACAGTGTCACACGCACAAATATGATCCCCTGACACAGGAGAACTATTACCAGATCTTTGCCTGCATCAATAACTCGTATGAAGCGAGCATCCGCGGCTACACCGATGAAGAACAGCAGCAGCTCACCGCGCTCTTTCAGAAGATCAGACGAATCGAAGAGGCACTCAAGGCGGACCGGCCCGACTGGGCAGCGGAAATGGCGGCCTGGGAACAACGCGTGAAACAGCATCAGCCTGAATGGAAAGTCATGCAGCTGACGAATATCGACAGCAATTCACAGCGTTACTTTGAGCAGCCCGATCATTCCCAACTGGCGCAGGGGTATGCACCGTCGCGTTTCACCTCGAATTTTGAAGCAACCGTCGATGCCTCCAAGATCAAGGCGATTCGCCTGGAGCTGTTGAACCATCCCAACCTGCCCGCAGGCGGTCCCGGCAGATCCGTCGAAGGTTTATGTGCGCTGACGGACATCCGGCTGAGCATCGAAAATGCCCAGGATCCGAAACAGAAATCAAACATTAAGTTCGTAAACGCTTCAGCCGACTTTGCCAACGAACGCCAGCAGCTGGGTACGAAATATTCTGATAAGCAGGACAAGCGGGGCTTTATTGGCCCCGTGGACTACGCCATCGATGGTGACAACACAACTGCCTGGGGCATTGAGGAAGGACCGGGGCGGATGAACCTGCCCCACGAAGCCGTCTTTAACGCTGAGAAACCCTTCGGTTATCCGCAGGGTACAAAGCTGAAGATCAGCCTGGTCCAGATGCACGGGGGCTGGAACAGTGATGACAACCAGACGATGAACCTGGGTCGTTTCCGGATCTCGTATACAACCGCGGATAATGCGGCAGCGGACCCGGTGCCGGACCAGATCCGGGAACTGTTGAAGATCCCCGCAACCCGAAGAACAGCCGCAGAACAGGGGGAAATTTTCAGTTATTGGCGCACGCTCGTCCCACAGTGGAAGCCCCAGAACGACCAGATCGCCGCACTCTGGCAACAGCATCCCCAAGGCACCACACAGCTGGTCTACAAAGAACGACCGGCGCCGCGCGAGACCCATCTGCTCGAACGGGGGGATTTCCTCAAACAGAAACAGCAGGTCGAACCGGGGGTTCCCGATTTTCTCAATACGTTGCCCCAGGGAACCGAAGTGAACCGCCTGACCTTTGCCCGCTGGCTCGTCGATCGACAGTCTCCGACAACGGCCCGTGCGATTGTCAACCGCGTCTGGCAGGCGTACTTCGGTCAGGGGATCGTTGCGACCAGTGAAGACCTGGGTTCCCAGGGAGCCGCTCCCACGCATCGCAAGTTGCTGGACTGGCTCGCTGTCTGGTTCATGGATGAAGGCTGGGACCTGAAAAAACTGCACACGCTGATTGTCACCTCCCGCACCTATCAGCAGTCGTCCCGCGTCAGTCCCGAACTCTATGCACAGGATCCCTACAATCGACTTTACGCCCGCGGTCCCCGTTATCGCGTCGATGCGGAACTTGTGCGCGATATCGCGCTGCAGGCCAGCGGTCTGCTGAATCCCGAAATCGGTGGTCCTTCGGTCTATCCGCCTGCACCGGCTTTCCTGTTCGAAAAACCGGCCAGTTACGGTCCCAAGACCTGGAAGATTGAGCAGGACGACGATCGCTACCGCAGGGCCATTTATACGTTCCGCTTCCGTTCGGTCCCCTATCCCATGCTGCAGGCGTTTGATGCCCCCAATGGCGACATCGCGACGGTGAAACGCAACCGCTCCAATACGCCGCTGCAGGCCCTGACCACGCTCAACGAAACCCTGTTTATGGAATGTGCCACGGGACTGGCAGAGACGACGTTAGCCAGCGGGGGCACCACCGATGCGCAACGAATCGATACCGCGTTCCGCCGCTGTGTCTCGCGTCATCCCTCTCCAGACGAAAAACAGTTACTCACAAAATTCCTGCAGAATCAGCGTCGTTACTTTGCCGATCACCCGGAAGAAGTCAAACAGCTGACCACGACGAAACAGACAGACCAGGCTGCCACTCCCGAGCTGGCTGCCTGGGTCGCGCTGTCTCGCATTCTGCTCAATATGGACGAAACCATCACCAAAGAATAA
- a CDS encoding DUF1501 domain-containing protein has translation MNQISHPAHPIARRWFLQQCGVGLGAIAATQLLQESGYAATKSATGSQDSLAPREPHHSPKAKNIIFLFMGGGPSHLELYDNKPVLSKFDGKLPPEDLLKGYRAAFINPHSKFLGPKFKFNRHGECGAELSEILPHLAEVVDDIAIIKSMKTDAFNHAPAQIQALTGSQLFGKPSLGAWTIYGLGSESKNLPGFVVFSSGNKGPSGGSSCWGSGFLPTTHQGVMFRGGQEPVLYLKNPPGVSGKLQRDSLDTLKALNQRHLEQVGDPEIATRINSFEMAYRMQASAPDVMDLSQETKSTLELYGAEPGKTSFANNCLLARRLVERGVRCVQLFHESWDQHGGLVNGLKNNCKATDQASAALIKDLKQRGLLEDTLVVWGGEFGRTPMVQGGSDGRDHHPNAFTMWLAGGGIKGGTTIGRSDDFGFNVIEDEVPVYDLHATILHLLGLDPHQLSFRFQGLDQKLIGVNPAKVVQKILA, from the coding sequence ATGAATCAAATATCCCATCCCGCACATCCGATTGCCCGACGCTGGTTCCTGCAGCAATGCGGCGTCGGCCTCGGAGCGATCGCAGCCACGCAACTGCTTCAGGAGTCCGGCTACGCAGCGACGAAGTCCGCAACCGGTTCACAGGACTCGCTGGCTCCCCGAGAACCGCACCACTCTCCCAAAGCGAAGAACATTATTTTCCTGTTTATGGGGGGCGGCCCCAGCCATCTGGAACTGTATGACAACAAGCCGGTCCTCAGCAAATTCGATGGCAAGCTGCCTCCCGAAGATCTGCTCAAAGGCTACCGGGCTGCCTTCATCAATCCGCATTCGAAATTCCTGGGCCCGAAATTTAAATTCAATCGGCACGGCGAATGCGGCGCGGAGCTCTCCGAAATTCTGCCCCACCTGGCGGAAGTCGTCGATGACATCGCCATCATCAAGAGCATGAAGACTGACGCCTTCAATCACGCCCCCGCCCAGATACAGGCCCTCACCGGTTCCCAGCTGTTCGGCAAACCGAGCCTGGGCGCCTGGACCATTTACGGGTTGGGCAGCGAATCGAAGAACCTGCCCGGCTTCGTGGTCTTCAGTTCCGGCAATAAGGGGCCCAGCGGAGGCAGCTCCTGCTGGGGCAGCGGTTTTCTGCCGACCACGCACCAGGGAGTCATGTTCCGCGGGGGGCAGGAGCCGGTGCTCTACCTCAAAAATCCCCCCGGTGTTTCCGGCAAACTGCAGCGTGATTCGCTCGATACGCTCAAAGCACTCAATCAGCGGCACCTGGAACAGGTGGGCGATCCCGAGATTGCCACCCGCATCAATTCCTTTGAGATGGCGTACCGCATGCAGGCCAGTGCACCCGATGTGATGGATCTTTCGCAGGAAACCAAATCCACTCTGGAACTCTACGGGGCAGAACCGGGTAAGACCTCCTTCGCGAATAACTGTCTGCTCGCCCGTAGACTGGTCGAACGGGGCGTTCGCTGCGTGCAGCTGTTCCATGAATCATGGGACCAGCACGGCGGCCTGGTCAATGGACTCAAAAACAACTGTAAAGCCACCGATCAGGCCTCTGCAGCGCTGATCAAAGACCTCAAACAGCGCGGCCTGCTCGAAGATACCCTCGTGGTCTGGGGGGGCGAGTTCGGTCGCACGCCCATGGTGCAGGGGGGGAGTGACGGACGCGACCACCATCCCAACGCCTTTACCATGTGGCTGGCCGGAGGCGGGATCAAAGGGGGCACGACCATCGGTCGCTCCGATGATTTCGGCTTCAACGTGATCGAAGACGAAGTTCCCGTTTACGATCTGCACGCCACCATTTTGCATCTGCTGGGGCTCGATCCGCACCAGCTTTCTTTCCGCTTCCAGGGACTGGATCAGAAACTGATTGGCGTCAATCCCGCCAAAGTGGTTCAGAAAATTCTCGCTTGA